tacctatgatgaaaattacagacctctgtcatcattttaagtgggacaacttgcacaatcgctggctgactaaatactttttagccccactgtatatatatacatatatacataaataacttAATAAATACAACTCCATGCTAAACTCCTGTGATAACATTCATCAAACAGCCGAAAAGCCACTCTTTTGATTCCGCCAGTGTCACAGAAAGCTTCATTGTCTCCGGATAATGGCACACTCCTCCTCCCAGTGAGTCAGCGTGCGGCTGCGAGCCCACAGGTGGCAGGCCCAGTTCTGCAAGGCTCTATCTATGTGTCCTATCTACCTATGCGTTCATGCAAGCTCCAGCTTTGCCTCCACCCACTGACAACAAGAAGTCAGGATCGCAGCGGAGGGGGTAAGACAAGACAAGCGGCTCCGCATTTGCTGTCCTTTCCTCCATGGCGTTTTACAAGGATGACGCCCAGGAGGAGGCGAGCGAGTGTCCCGTGTGCTATGAGAACCTGTGTGGCACCAGGAGGACTCTGAGCTGTGGACATGTGTTCTGTCACGACTGCCTGGTGAAAACACTGGTGAGCATCCACACCGACGGAAACATCCGGGACACCATTGCGTGTCCCATCTGCAGACACCTCACCTTCATCCGGAAGCAAAAAGACGAGCCGCTTGCCCCGACGGAGAGCAAAGGTGACCCTGAGGATGGAACCGGAGGGCAGATCTTGGAGGTCCCCGTCAGAACCCCTCAGCCACCGCCGGTCCACTTCCAGGAGACCCTAGCTCCGTCCGGAGCCGGGTGGGTGAGGAACTGTTTTAACCGGGTTTCGGAACGCTTCCGTCGGCGGAGGCTCAACAGGCCTCGTGGCGGCGCCTCCCAGATCTTCATCATCAGCGCCCAAGGTAGACCCATGACCGAGGAGGACTCTTTCAGCCTGGTGATGACCGTGGTGCACCCGCAGCCCAGGCGGAGGTACAGGGTGTGCACCACCGCTCggtggctgctgctgctgctctccACCTTCACCGTGCTGGCCCTGGTGGCTGCGATACTACCTTGGATCCTACTCGCCTGAGAATGAAGACCAAGGTGCCATTATTCGGTCCAAAGAACACTTGGAAtctcatgaaatgcaaccttaaagACACTGAAATGCAAGAAAAAGTgctgcttgttgttgttgtttgatgTGTGTTGCCCAG
The DNA window shown above is from Nerophis ophidion isolate RoL-2023_Sa linkage group LG23, RoL_Noph_v1.0, whole genome shotgun sequence and carries:
- the LOC133541459 gene encoding RING finger protein 222 — translated: MAFYKDDAQEEASECPVCYENLCGTRRTLSCGHVFCHDCLVKTLVSIHTDGNIRDTIACPICRHLTFIRKQKDEPLAPTESKGDPEDGTGGQILEVPVRTPQPPPVHFQETLAPSGAGWVRNCFNRVSERFRRRRLNRPRGGASQIFIISAQGRPMTEEDSFSLVMTVVHPQPRRRYRVCTTARWLLLLLSTFTVLALVAAILPWILLA